A section of the Pseudomonas flavescens genome encodes:
- a CDS encoding SctD/MshK family protein yields the protein MTAIASSSVLPNSGDLPRLDVTAGIHRGVSLPLDEAVYSIGSGAAANLMLRDAGVAERHLTLRFSARHVGVEATGGDVRVIRGGRETMIARGHGYRGRLPVDIRVGDATLRLAMPQRGTAANPVWYGKAQWAIAALFMFICAGALAMLRDSPMYAAEPESLQRLTIAEEQPAQVPRAASLQLARADLASQAKAAGLNNLKLDASAGQLRVSGTVEPGQEQDWLALQQYFDGRYGRQYVLRGDVSVRENAARPRVNFQAVWFGDNPYVINASGARLYPGAPLEGGWKLERIEDGQVVLALGDERFALTLGPSPVPEG from the coding sequence ATGACTGCGATAGCCTCTAGTTCCGTCCTGCCGAACAGCGGCGACCTGCCCCGTCTGGATGTGACCGCCGGCATCCACCGTGGCGTTTCCCTGCCGCTCGATGAAGCGGTGTACAGCATCGGCAGTGGCGCTGCGGCGAACCTGATGCTGCGTGACGCCGGGGTTGCGGAGCGTCACCTGACCCTGCGCTTCAGTGCCCGCCACGTCGGCGTGGAGGCCACCGGCGGCGACGTACGGGTGATCCGCGGCGGGCGTGAAACCATGATCGCGCGCGGGCACGGCTACCGCGGTCGACTGCCTGTGGATATCCGCGTCGGCGACGCCACCCTGCGTCTCGCCATGCCGCAGCGTGGCACGGCTGCCAACCCCGTGTGGTACGGCAAGGCGCAATGGGCCATCGCCGCGCTGTTCATGTTCATCTGCGCGGGCGCCCTGGCGATGCTGCGCGACTCCCCGATGTACGCCGCGGAACCCGAGTCGCTGCAGCGGCTGACGATCGCCGAGGAGCAGCCAGCGCAAGTGCCCAGGGCCGCGTCATTGCAACTGGCCCGCGCCGACCTGGCCAGCCAGGCCAAGGCCGCCGGGCTGAACAACCTCAAACTGGACGCCAGTGCCGGGCAGTTGCGCGTCAGCGGCACCGTGGAGCCTGGTCAGGAGCAGGACTGGCTGGCCCTGCAGCAGTACTTCGATGGCCGTTACGGCCGCCAATACGTACTGCGCGGTGATGTCAGCGTGCGCGAAAACGCCGCCCGCCCCCGGGTCAATTTTCAGGCCGTGTGGTTCGGCGACAACCCCTACGTGATCAACGCATCAGGTGCGCGCCTGTACCCCGGTGCCCCCCTCGAAGGTGGCTGGAAGCTCGAGCGTATCGAGGATGGCCAGGTGGTGCTGGCGCTCGGTGACGAGCGTTTCGCCCTCACGCTCGGACCTTCGCCAGTGCCTGAGGGCTAG
- a CDS encoding MarR family winged helix-turn-helix transcriptional regulator → MSSPSSQIDTAPGTSHGADALSDNWLDTLVGYALRRAQLKVFQHLVGNLAEHDLRPAQFTAMVIIDNEPGLMQADLARQLAIEPPQLVPLLNKLETRGLAQRVRGVQDKRAYGVFLTKAGLTLLEQLKAVAVASDDAATAALDEDERVQLLHLLRKVNG, encoded by the coding sequence ATGAGCAGCCCCTCCAGTCAGATCGATACCGCTCCAGGCACCTCGCACGGGGCCGATGCCCTCAGCGACAACTGGCTGGACACGCTGGTCGGCTACGCCCTGCGCCGCGCCCAGTTGAAAGTGTTCCAGCATCTGGTGGGCAATCTCGCCGAACATGACCTGCGCCCTGCACAATTCACCGCCATGGTGATCATCGACAACGAGCCCGGCCTCATGCAGGCGGATCTGGCCCGCCAGCTTGCCATCGAACCGCCGCAACTGGTGCCTCTGCTCAACAAGCTGGAAACCCGCGGCCTGGCGCAGCGCGTACGGGGCGTGCAGGACAAGCGCGCCTACGGGGTGTTCCTCACCAAGGCCGGGCTGACCCTGCTGGAGCAGCTCAAGGCCGTCGCCGTGGCCAGCGACGATGCCGCCACCGCCGCCCTCGACGAAGATGAGCGCGTGCAATTGCTGCACCTGCTGCGCAAGGTCAATGGCTAA
- a CDS encoding acyl-CoA dehydrogenase, whose product MWHYQAPLRDMQFVLEHWLQAPAAWAELPSFADVDLPLALQVLEEAGRFSSGVLAPLNGSGDRQGCRWHDGEVSTPEGFADAYRAFVEGGWPALACDPAHGGQGLPQLLDAALQEMLYASNHAWAMYTGIAHGAYLCLQAHAPEGIKARYLEAVVSGQALPTMCLTEPQAGSDVGLLRCRAEAHADGSYRITGSKLFISGGEHDLTDDILHLVLARLPDAPAGSRGISLFLVPKYLKDGQRNALRCDGIEHKMGIKGSATCSLNFDGAQGWLIGEAHRGLAAIFVMMNSARLHVGLQGLGHAEAAWQNAADYARQRQQMRAPARPAGVAAAAGADPIHYHPAMRLALLRLRTVSQGLRVIGYWGAHLLDQAEHAVAEPTRQQAQRLAGLLTPVIKAFFTDQGFHLASEALQVFGGYGYIGEYAVEQTLRDSRIAMIYEGSNEIQANDLLLRKVLADQGLAFTELLALFDEESAAGGAYAGLLSDLCSTLRGVLLRIREGVEGDAEYPYRIAGDFLHLMGWALLAHAWARSARLARTLLTEDEGYQEKLDSAAFFFSYLLPEIDLRIARIEAARAPLAFLH is encoded by the coding sequence ATGTGGCATTACCAAGCGCCTCTGCGCGATATGCAATTCGTTCTCGAACACTGGCTGCAGGCACCTGCGGCCTGGGCCGAGCTGCCGTCTTTCGCTGACGTCGATCTGCCGTTGGCGCTGCAGGTGCTGGAGGAAGCCGGGCGCTTCAGTTCAGGCGTGCTGGCGCCCCTGAACGGCAGCGGCGATCGTCAGGGTTGCCGCTGGCACGATGGCGAGGTGAGCACGCCCGAGGGATTCGCGGACGCCTACCGCGCATTCGTGGAGGGCGGTTGGCCGGCGCTGGCCTGTGACCCCGCCCATGGTGGCCAGGGCTTGCCGCAGTTGCTCGACGCAGCGCTGCAGGAAATGCTCTACGCCAGCAACCACGCCTGGGCCATGTACACCGGCATCGCCCATGGTGCCTACCTGTGTCTGCAGGCCCACGCGCCGGAGGGCATCAAGGCACGCTACCTGGAAGCCGTCGTATCCGGGCAGGCGCTGCCGACCATGTGCCTGACCGAGCCGCAGGCCGGCAGCGATGTCGGCTTGCTGCGTTGCCGAGCCGAAGCCCATGCGGATGGCAGTTACCGGATCACCGGCAGCAAGCTGTTCATCTCCGGCGGCGAGCACGACCTGACCGACGATATCCTGCATCTGGTGCTGGCCCGGCTGCCGGATGCGCCAGCCGGCAGCCGAGGCATTTCGCTGTTTCTGGTGCCCAAGTACCTGAAGGATGGCCAGCGCAATGCCCTGCGTTGTGACGGCATCGAGCACAAGATGGGCATCAAGGGCAGCGCCACCTGTTCGCTGAATTTCGACGGCGCCCAGGGGTGGTTGATCGGTGAGGCGCATCGCGGGCTGGCGGCGATCTTCGTGATGATGAACTCGGCGCGCCTGCACGTCGGTCTGCAGGGCCTTGGGCATGCCGAGGCCGCCTGGCAGAACGCCGCGGATTACGCCCGTCAGCGTCAGCAGATGCGGGCACCGGCGCGCCCTGCCGGGGTGGCTGCTGCTGCTGGCGCCGACCCGATCCATTACCACCCGGCCATGCGTCTGGCCCTGCTGCGCCTGCGCACGGTCAGCCAGGGTCTGCGGGTCATCGGTTACTGGGGGGCGCATCTGCTGGACCAGGCCGAGCACGCCGTCGCCGAGCCGACGCGCCAGCAGGCTCAGCGCCTGGCGGGTCTGCTGACGCCAGTCATCAAGGCATTCTTCACCGATCAGGGCTTTCACCTGGCCAGCGAGGCGCTGCAGGTCTTCGGTGGTTACGGCTACATCGGCGAGTACGCCGTCGAGCAGACCCTGCGCGATAGCCGTATCGCCATGATCTACGAAGGCAGCAACGAGATTCAGGCCAACGATCTGCTGCTGCGCAAGGTGCTCGCCGATCAGGGCCTGGCCTTCACCGAACTGCTCGCGCTGTTCGACGAGGAGAGTGCCGCTGGCGGTGCGTACGCCGGGCTGTTGAGTGACCTGTGCAGCACGCTGCGCGGGGTCTTGCTACGGATCCGTGAAGGCGTCGAGGGCGACGCTGAATATCCCTACCGGATCGCCGGTGACTTTCTCCATCTGATGGGCTGGGCACTGCTGGCCCATGCCTGGGCGCGCTCGGCACGCCTGGCGCGCACGCTGCTGACGGAGGATGAGGGGTATCAGGAAAAGCTCGATAGCGCGGCGTTCTTCTTCAGCTATCTGTTGCCGGAAATCGACCTGCGTATCGCGCGAATCGAGGCCGCCCGTGCGCCGTTGGCCTTTCTGCACTGA
- a CDS encoding thiolase family protein: MNGGQFTGFDDVAIIEAVRTPWVDLNGALAQVSPIDLGIKVGRAVLARAGLEPGAVDSVLAGCMAQASFDAYLLPRHVGLYSGVPRQVPALALQRICGTGLELLRQAGTQLRDGVQLALCVGAESMSRNPIVAYAHRAGFRLGAAVEFKDFLWEALYDPAPGVDMIATAERLAHDYGISREQVDAYALSSHQRALQARDGGWLAEEIVAVGNERFELDGYQTRGIQLPRRVADVAQDSHPRPTDAEALARLNAIHPSGVQTAGNSCAVVDGAAAALVGRACDCTRSPLALLRAASVIGVAPESMGIGPAPAIQLLLKRSGLRLDEIGLLEINEAQGAQVLAVSQVLELDPSRLNQRGGSIALGHPLAATGLRLVMTLARQLRDANLRYGIAAACIGGGQGMALLIENPGYRP, from the coding sequence GTGAACGGCGGGCAGTTCACGGGCTTCGACGATGTCGCGATCATCGAGGCGGTGCGCACGCCCTGGGTCGACCTCAATGGGGCGCTGGCCCAGGTCTCGCCCATCGATCTGGGCATCAAGGTCGGGCGCGCCGTGCTGGCACGAGCAGGTCTCGAGCCAGGCGCGGTAGACAGCGTGCTGGCCGGCTGCATGGCCCAGGCCAGTTTCGACGCCTACCTGCTGCCAAGGCATGTCGGCCTCTACAGTGGCGTGCCACGACAGGTGCCTGCTCTGGCCTTGCAGCGGATCTGCGGCACCGGCCTGGAGCTGTTGCGCCAGGCCGGCACGCAGTTGCGTGACGGTGTGCAACTGGCACTGTGCGTGGGCGCCGAGTCCATGTCGCGCAACCCCATCGTCGCCTATGCACACCGCGCAGGGTTTCGCCTTGGCGCAGCAGTGGAGTTCAAGGATTTCCTCTGGGAGGCCCTTTACGACCCGGCCCCGGGCGTGGACATGATCGCCACCGCAGAACGCCTGGCCCATGACTATGGCATCAGCCGCGAGCAGGTGGATGCCTATGCGCTGAGCAGTCACCAGCGAGCCCTGCAGGCTCGCGACGGTGGCTGGCTGGCCGAAGAGATCGTCGCCGTCGGCAATGAGCGCTTTGAACTGGATGGCTATCAGACGCGCGGCATTCAACTGCCCAGGCGGGTTGCCGACGTGGCGCAGGATAGTCATCCACGGCCTACCGATGCCGAGGCGCTGGCCCGCTTGAACGCCATTCATCCCAGCGGTGTGCAGACCGCTGGCAACAGCTGCGCGGTGGTCGATGGCGCGGCGGCGGCCCTGGTCGGCCGCGCGTGCGACTGCACGCGCTCGCCTCTGGCGCTGCTGCGCGCTGCCAGCGTGATCGGCGTGGCGCCGGAGAGCATGGGCATCGGCCCCGCGCCCGCCATCCAGCTATTGCTGAAGCGCAGCGGCCTGAGGCTCGATGAGATCGGTCTGCTGGAAATCAACGAGGCTCAGGGCGCCCAGGTACTAGCGGTCAGTCAGGTGCTGGAGCTGGATCCTTCGCGTCTGAATCAACGCGGCGGCTCCATCGCTCTTGGCCACCCACTGGCCGCTACCGGCCTGCGTTTGGTGATGACCCTGGCACGGCAGCTGCGCGACGCCAATCTACGTTACGGCATCGCCGCTGCCTGCATTGGTGGTGGACAGGGCATGGCGCTGCTGATCGAGAACCCAGGCTATCGGCCTTGA
- a CDS encoding feruloyl-CoA synthase, which yields MEKRKVNSDIRPRYRQVSIGHPAVEVSERKGILHMRSLEPLAPLPERLLDRLLHWAEVRPQQTFLAVRDSAGAWQHTSYAQMLGQVRAIAQSLLGFGLSAERPLAILSGNGLEHLQIALGAMYAGIPYCPVSPAYSLLSQDYAKLRHVCDLLRPGLVFVADSQPFQRAIEAVIPGDVPVIAVRGEVHGRHCLPFASLLEQPGGAEAEAAFAATGPDSIAKFLFTSGSTKLPKAVVTTQRMLCANQQMLLQTFPVFGEEPPILVDWLPWNHTFGGSHNLGIVLYNGGTFYLDEGKPTPQGMAETLRNLREISPTAYLTVPKGWEELVSALEQDAALRETFFARIKLFFFAAAGLSQSVWDRLDRVAEQHCGERIRMMAGLGMTEAAPSCTFTTGPLSMAGYIGLPAPGCEVRLVPADGKLEGRFRGPHIMPGYWRAPQQSEEVFDEEGFYCSGDALKLADPADPQLGLMFDGRIAEDFKLSSGVFVSVGPLRNRAVLEGSPYVQDVVVAAPDRECLGLLVFPRLHECRQLAGLDAVASDAEVLSSAGVRDWFAGWLQRLNREATGNATRLEWLALMDQAPSIDRGEITDKGSLNQRAVLQWRADKVEALYRGQDDSILRAETGS from the coding sequence ATGGAGAAACGCAAGGTGAACTCCGATATCAGACCGCGTTATCGCCAGGTTTCCATCGGCCATCCGGCCGTGGAAGTCAGTGAGCGCAAGGGCATTCTCCACATGCGTTCGCTGGAGCCGTTGGCGCCGCTACCCGAGCGCCTGCTCGATCGTCTGCTGCACTGGGCCGAGGTGCGCCCGCAGCAGACCTTCCTGGCCGTGCGCGACAGTGCGGGTGCCTGGCAGCACACCAGCTATGCACAGATGCTCGGCCAGGTGCGCGCCATCGCGCAAAGCCTGCTGGGCTTCGGCCTGAGCGCCGAACGGCCGCTGGCGATCCTCTCCGGCAATGGCCTGGAACATCTGCAGATCGCCCTCGGCGCGATGTACGCGGGCATCCCCTATTGCCCGGTATCGCCGGCCTACTCGCTGCTCTCCCAGGACTACGCCAAGCTGCGCCACGTCTGCGATCTGCTGCGCCCCGGGCTGGTGTTCGTCGCCGATAGCCAGCCGTTCCAGCGCGCCATCGAAGCGGTGATCCCAGGCGATGTGCCGGTGATTGCCGTACGCGGTGAAGTCCACGGCCGGCATTGCCTCCCCTTCGCCAGCCTGCTGGAACAGCCAGGTGGTGCCGAAGCCGAGGCGGCATTCGCGGCCACCGGGCCGGACAGCATCGCCAAGTTTCTCTTCACCTCCGGTTCGACCAAGCTGCCCAAGGCGGTGGTCACCACCCAGCGCATGCTCTGCGCCAATCAGCAGATGCTCCTGCAGACCTTTCCGGTGTTCGGCGAAGAGCCACCGATACTGGTCGACTGGCTACCCTGGAACCACACCTTCGGTGGCAGCCATAACCTGGGTATCGTGCTCTACAACGGCGGCACCTTCTACCTCGACGAAGGCAAGCCCACGCCCCAGGGCATGGCCGAAACCCTGCGCAACCTGCGAGAGATTTCGCCCACTGCCTACCTCACCGTACCCAAGGGCTGGGAAGAGCTGGTCAGTGCACTGGAACAGGACGCCGCCCTGCGCGAGACCTTCTTCGCCCGCATCAAACTGTTCTTCTTCGCCGCTGCCGGGCTGTCGCAGAGTGTCTGGGACCGCCTCGATCGGGTCGCCGAGCAGCACTGTGGCGAACGTATCCGCATGATGGCCGGGCTGGGCATGACCGAGGCCGCGCCGTCCTGCACCTTCACCACCGGACCGCTGTCCATGGCCGGCTACATCGGCCTGCCGGCGCCGGGCTGTGAAGTGCGTCTGGTACCGGCTGACGGCAAGCTGGAAGGTCGTTTCCGCGGGCCGCACATCATGCCCGGCTACTGGCGTGCTCCGCAGCAGAGCGAGGAGGTGTTCGACGAGGAAGGGTTCTACTGTTCCGGTGACGCCCTCAAGCTGGCCGATCCGGCAGATCCGCAGCTCGGCCTGATGTTCGACGGGCGTATCGCCGAAGACTTCAAGCTGTCTTCCGGGGTGTTCGTCAGCGTCGGCCCGTTGCGTAACCGCGCAGTGCTCGAAGGCTCGCCCTACGTGCAGGACGTGGTGGTCGCCGCGCCGGATCGCGAATGCCTGGGGCTGCTGGTGTTCCCGCGCCTGCACGAGTGCCGGCAGCTGGCCGGGCTGGATGCCGTTGCCAGCGATGCCGAGGTGCTGTCCAGTGCCGGGGTGCGCGACTGGTTCGCCGGCTGGCTGCAGCGTCTCAACCGTGAAGCGACCGGTAATGCCACACGTCTGGAGTGGCTCGCGCTGATGGACCAGGCGCCTTCCATCGACCGTGGCGAGATCACCGACAAGGGCTCGCTCAACCAACGTGCCGTATTGCAGTGGCGTGCCGATAAGGTCGAAGCGCTGTATCGCGGGCAGGACGATTCGATCCTGCGGGCCGAGACGGGTTCGTGA
- a CDS encoding aldehyde dehydrogenase: MLDVPLLIGGQSCPAGDGRTFERRNPVTGDLVSRVAAATLEDADAAVAAAQAAFPAWAALAPNERRTRLLKAAEQMQARAGEFIAAAGETGAMANWYGFNVHLASNMLREAASLTTQINGEVIPSDVPGSFAMALRQPCGVVLGIAPWNAPVILATRAIAMPLACGNTVVLKASELSPAVHRLIGQVLQDAGLGDGVVNVISNAPADAAAIVERLIANPAVRRVNFTGSTKVGRIVGELSARHLKPALLELGGKAPLLVLDDADLDAAVDAAAFGAYFNQGQICMSTERLLVDARVADAFVAKLAEKIATLRAGDPADSASVLGSLVDVSAGERIKALVDDAVSKGARLVAGGQVEGSIMQATLLDGVTPAMRLYAEESFGPVAVVLRGDGDEDLLRLANDSEFGLSAAIFSRDTGRALALAQRVESGICHINGPTVHDEAQMPFGGVKSSGYGSFGGRSAIEQFTQLRWVTLQNGPRHYPI; this comes from the coding sequence ATGCTGGACGTGCCCCTGCTGATCGGCGGCCAATCGTGCCCCGCCGGTGATGGACGAACCTTCGAGCGCCGCAACCCGGTGACCGGTGACCTGGTTTCGCGTGTCGCTGCCGCCACGCTGGAGGATGCCGACGCGGCGGTTGCCGCGGCCCAGGCTGCCTTTCCCGCCTGGGCTGCGCTGGCCCCCAACGAGCGGCGTACACGCCTGCTCAAGGCGGCCGAGCAGATGCAGGCACGGGCCGGCGAGTTCATCGCCGCCGCCGGGGAAACCGGGGCGATGGCCAACTGGTACGGTTTCAACGTGCACCTGGCGTCCAACATGCTGCGCGAGGCGGCGTCGCTGACCACGCAGATCAACGGCGAGGTGATTCCCTCCGACGTCCCCGGCAGTTTCGCCATGGCCTTGCGGCAACCCTGTGGCGTGGTGCTTGGCATCGCGCCCTGGAACGCGCCGGTGATTCTCGCCACCCGCGCCATCGCCATGCCGTTGGCTTGCGGCAATACCGTGGTGCTCAAGGCATCCGAGCTGAGCCCGGCGGTGCATCGGCTGATCGGCCAGGTGCTGCAGGATGCCGGCCTGGGTGATGGCGTGGTCAACGTGATCAGCAACGCGCCGGCCGATGCCGCGGCGATCGTCGAGCGGCTGATCGCCAACCCGGCGGTGCGACGGGTCAACTTCACCGGCTCGACCAAGGTCGGGCGCATCGTCGGTGAGCTCTCGGCACGTCACCTCAAGCCGGCACTGCTGGAACTCGGTGGCAAGGCTCCCTTGCTGGTGCTCGATGACGCCGATCTGGATGCCGCCGTCGACGCCGCGGCGTTCGGTGCCTACTTCAACCAGGGGCAGATCTGCATGTCCACCGAACGGCTGCTGGTGGATGCCCGGGTTGCCGATGCCTTCGTGGCCAAGCTGGCCGAGAAGATCGCCACCTTGCGTGCCGGTGACCCGGCCGACAGCGCTTCGGTGCTGGGTTCGCTGGTCGACGTGTCGGCAGGCGAGCGTATCAAGGCATTGGTCGACGATGCCGTCAGCAAGGGCGCGCGCCTGGTCGCGGGCGGTCAGGTCGAAGGCAGCATCATGCAGGCCACGCTGCTCGACGGGGTGACCCCGGCGATGCGTCTGTATGCCGAAGAGTCCTTTGGCCCGGTTGCCGTGGTGCTACGCGGTGACGGCGACGAGGACCTGCTGCGCCTGGCCAACGACTCCGAGTTCGGGCTGTCGGCAGCGATCTTCAGCCGTGACACCGGCCGTGCGCTGGCGCTGGCGCAGCGCGTCGAGTCGGGCATCTGCCACATCAATGGGCCGACCGTGCACGACGAGGCGCAAATGCCTTTCGGTGGCGTCAAGTCCAGCGGCTACGGCAGCTTCGGCGGCAGATCGGCGATCGAGCAGTTCACCCAACTGCGCTGGGTCACCCTGCAGAACGGCCCGCGGCACTATCCCATTTAG
- a CDS encoding p-hydroxycinnamoyl CoA hydratase/lyase has product MSKYEGRWQTVKVDVEEGIAWVTLNRPEKRNAMSPTLNREMVEILEVLEQDAEARVLVLTGAGESWTAGMDLKEYFREVDAGPEILQEKIRREASQWQWRLLRFYAKPTIAMVNGWCFGGGFSPLVACDLAICADEATFGLSEINWGIPPGNLVSKAMADTVGHRQSLYYIMTGKTFGGQKAAEMGLVNESVPLAQLRETTLELARNLLEKNPVVLRAAKHGFKRCRELTWEQNEDYLYAKLDQSRLLDEEGGREQGMKQFLDDKSIKPGLQAYKR; this is encoded by the coding sequence ATGAGCAAGTACGAAGGCCGCTGGCAAACCGTCAAGGTCGATGTCGAAGAAGGCATCGCCTGGGTCACCCTCAATCGTCCTGAAAAACGCAACGCCATGAGCCCGACCCTCAATCGCGAGATGGTCGAGATTCTCGAGGTGCTGGAACAGGATGCCGAGGCTCGCGTGCTGGTGCTTACCGGTGCCGGCGAGTCCTGGACCGCGGGCATGGACCTCAAGGAATACTTCCGCGAAGTGGACGCTGGCCCGGAAATCCTTCAGGAGAAGATCCGTCGCGAAGCCTCGCAATGGCAATGGCGCCTGCTGCGCTTTTACGCCAAGCCGACCATCGCCATGGTCAATGGCTGGTGCTTCGGAGGCGGTTTCAGCCCGCTGGTGGCCTGTGACCTGGCGATCTGCGCCGACGAAGCCACCTTCGGTCTGTCGGAGATCAACTGGGGCATCCCGCCGGGCAATCTGGTGAGCAAGGCGATGGCCGACACCGTGGGCCATCGTCAGTCGCTGTACTACATCATGACCGGCAAGACCTTCGGTGGTCAGAAAGCCGCCGAGATGGGGCTGGTCAACGAGAGCGTGCCTCTGGCGCAACTGCGTGAAACCACCCTGGAGCTGGCGCGCAACCTGCTGGAGAAGAACCCGGTGGTGCTGCGCGCGGCCAAGCATGGCTTCAAGCGCTGCCGCGAGCTGACCTGGGAGCAGAACGAAGATTACCTGTACGCCAAGCTCGATCAGTCGCGTCTGCTCGACGAGGAGGGTGGCCGCGAGCAGGGCATGAAGCAGTTCCTCGACGACAAGAGCATCAAGCCCGGCCTGCAGGCCTACAAGCGCTGA
- a CDS encoding DUF3237 domain-containing protein encodes MKRLTAVLAIILSLAGGLACADVNAPPPIKLEPLARFTVNLEAPVWELGAVGPQGQRRIIPITSGHFEGPGFKGKILDNGADWQLVDSNGLAIIDTRYLLQTDDGALLYLQTKGYRHGPAEVLRKVARGEPVDPSQYYFRVTLQFETSDPNYSWLNGMVGVGSAMRLQKAVVYDAFLVK; translated from the coding sequence ATGAAAAGACTGACAGCTGTACTGGCAATCATCCTGAGCCTGGCAGGCGGCCTGGCCTGCGCCGATGTGAATGCACCGCCGCCGATAAAGCTCGAACCCCTGGCGCGTTTCACCGTGAATCTGGAGGCGCCGGTCTGGGAGCTGGGCGCCGTCGGCCCCCAGGGCCAGCGGCGAATCATCCCGATCACCAGCGGTCATTTCGAGGGGCCCGGCTTCAAGGGCAAGATCCTCGACAACGGCGCGGACTGGCAACTGGTCGACAGCAATGGCCTGGCCATCATCGATACCCGTTACCTGCTGCAGACCGATGATGGCGCGCTGCTCTATCTGCAGACCAAAGGCTATCGCCATGGGCCAGCCGAGGTACTGCGCAAGGTCGCCAGAGGCGAGCCGGTGGATCCGTCGCAGTACTACTTCCGGGTGACTCTGCAGTTCGAAACCAGTGATCCTAATTACAGCTGGCTCAACGGCATGGTCGGCGTAGGCAGTGCCATGCGCCTGCAGAAGGCCGTGGTCTATGACGCCTTTCTGGTGAAGTGA
- the mhpT gene encoding 3-(3-hydroxy-phenyl)propionate transporter MhpT, whose amino-acid sequence MDTPSRRSTLTVTLCFIVALIEGLDLQSAGIAAAGIRQAFELDQKMMGWMFSASIIGLLPGAFFGGWLADRIGRKRVLIGAVIIFGIFSLWTAYVGSVNALLLARFMTGLGLGAALPNLIALCAEAVDERRRGTAISIMYCGVPLGGAIAAVVGMLGGESWQAVFIVGGVAPLLVAPLLMVLLPESRDFREQRQSAAPVRESTLHALFGENRAGATLALWVSYFFTLTVMYMLLNWLPSLLLEQGFSKSQAGTIQMLFNIGGAMGSLLGGVLLDRRGRTGVVLFVYGGVLASLAGLGLASGMLAMAIAGFAAGLFVIAAQLVLYALAPPTYPTSVRATGVGAAVAIGRLGSVSGPLAAGQILAAGAGTAGVLLAASPGLVIAALVVLGMSRRRAADAPVVSPTSH is encoded by the coding sequence ATGGACACGCCATCGCGTCGCTCGACGCTGACCGTCACGCTGTGTTTCATCGTCGCGCTCATCGAAGGGCTGGATCTGCAGTCGGCAGGTATCGCTGCCGCCGGAATTCGCCAGGCCTTCGAGCTCGATCAGAAAATGATGGGCTGGATGTTCAGTGCCAGCATCATCGGCCTGCTGCCCGGCGCCTTCTTCGGGGGCTGGCTGGCCGATCGCATCGGTCGCAAGCGAGTGTTGATCGGTGCAGTGATCATCTTCGGCATCTTTTCCCTGTGGACGGCCTATGTCGGCAGTGTCAATGCGCTGCTGCTGGCGCGCTTCATGACCGGCCTGGGCCTTGGTGCGGCATTGCCCAACCTGATCGCGCTGTGTGCCGAGGCCGTCGACGAGCGGCGTCGCGGTACGGCCATCAGCATCATGTACTGCGGTGTTCCTCTGGGGGGTGCGATCGCGGCGGTGGTCGGCATGCTCGGTGGTGAAAGCTGGCAGGCGGTGTTCATCGTCGGCGGCGTGGCGCCGTTGCTGGTAGCGCCCCTGCTGATGGTGCTGCTGCCCGAGTCCCGGGACTTCCGTGAGCAGCGCCAGAGTGCGGCGCCGGTTCGCGAATCCACCCTGCACGCGCTGTTCGGCGAGAACCGTGCGGGTGCAACGCTGGCCCTGTGGGTCAGCTACTTCTTCACCCTCACCGTGATGTACATGCTGCTCAACTGGCTGCCTTCGCTGCTGCTCGAACAGGGTTTCAGCAAGTCCCAGGCCGGCACCATCCAGATGCTGTTCAACATCGGCGGCGCTATGGGTTCGCTGCTGGGCGGGGTATTGCTGGATCGTCGTGGTCGCACTGGTGTGGTCCTGTTCGTCTATGGCGGCGTGCTGGCATCCCTGGCCGGCCTGGGGCTGGCCTCGGGCATGCTGGCCATGGCGATCGCCGGGTTCGCCGCCGGGCTGTTTGTCATTGCCGCACAACTGGTGCTCTACGCACTGGCTCCGCCCACCTATCCGACCTCGGTGCGCGCTACCGGTGTTGGCGCTGCGGTGGCCATAGGTCGTCTGGGTTCGGTATCCGGGCCGTTGGCTGCCGGGCAGATCCTGGCAGCAGGTGCCGGTACAGCCGGCGTATTGCTGGCCGCCTCGCCCGGGCTGGTGATCGCCGCGCTGGTGGTGCTCGGCATGAGTCGTCGACGAGCTGCCGATGCGCCCGTGGTTTCGCCGACTTCCCACTGA